The sequence AGCCGAGATGACAGAGCAATTGGGTCGCGGTGTAGTGGGGCCACTCGCCGCGAAATCCGGGTGCGAAGGGCACGAGGTACGAAATGGCGATGATGAGAAGGATATCGGCGATGTAAGGCGGATCGAGGCGGGTAATACGCTTGAGGAGAAAGCGGCTGAAATCGCCGCCTCGATAGTCGGCCCGGTACAGAGAATAGGGGATGATGAAGCCGGAGATGACAAAAAACATCTCGACGCCGACCCACCCATAATGCCCGCTCGACTTGAGGACTCCGTCGGCGAGGAGCGGTCCGCCGTTGGTGAAGTGGAACCAGGCGACGGAAAATGCAGCCAATCCCCGTAGTGCATCAATGGTGCCGAGACGACGCTGCATGAAGATGGGCGGATTATAGCCCGGCGGAAAACCGCGGGCGCAATCCGGCCGCGAGGGAATTCGCGATGAACCTGATGAAGCAACTCGGCGCGCATTTACAACCTTGAGGCGGCTCACGTAGGGTTGGGAAAGCGGCGGTCTGACGTCGGATATAATGCGGCCACGCCACCATTCATAAATGGGCAACGTAGCCATTCACTGCGAGTCGCTCGGAAAGCGCTACCGACTGGGCGCACGTCCCACGAATTCTCTCCGGGAAGCGCTGATGGGGCGTCTCACCTCACGCTTTCATCGAAACGGAGACTCTTTCCAATCTGCCGATCGCGGAACGATCTGGGCTTTGCGAAATGTCTCGTTTGAGATCAAGCACGGCGAAGTGGTGGGGCTCATAGGCCGCAACGGGGCGGGGAAAAGCACAGCTTTGAAACTGCTGTCGCGGATCACCGAACCGACCGAAGGCCATGCCCAAGTGAGAGGACGGGTGGGCTCGTTGCTGGAGGTAGGCACGGGTTTTCACCACGAGTTATCGGGTCGGGAAAACATCTTCCTGACCGGGGCCATCCTGGGCATGCGCAAAGCGGAAATCGAGCGGAAGTTCGACGCGATCGTGGATTTCGCGGAGGTCGAGAAATTTCTCGACACGCCGGTCAAGCGTTATTCCAGCGGCATGTACGTGCGGCTGGCATTCGCCGTCGCCGTCCATCTGACAGCTGAGATTCTGCTGGTGGACGAAGTGCTGGCGATCGGCGACGCGCAATTCCAGAAGAAGTGTTTCGAGCGGGTCAGGAACATCGGCTCGTCGGGACGCACCATCCTGTTTGTCAGCCACAACATGGCGGCGATGCGGCAGATCTGCAACCGGGGGATCGTTCTGGATCGCGGGAACCTGATCGCGGATGGTGATATTGATGAAGTCACCGACCAATACCTTTCGTCGGTGGATTCGGCCACCATGAGGGGAGGACAGTATGAAACTCCCAGTTGCGTGTTACATGAAGTCGGAATCCGGTCTCTCACCGGGCCGGTGATCAAGACCTTCGACCGAGTCGAGGTGCGGGTCGGATTTACGGCGAAGGTGAAGTTGAGAGACCCCGGGTTGTACATCTGTTTCCAGGGGCTGGACAATCACCGGATTGCGGGCGTGATCTCCAACGATCTGAAGACGTTTCCTCCGGTGGAGGCCGGTGAGAGCATCGAACTGGGATTCGTGATCGACGATTTCCCGTTGCTTGCCGGAACCTACAACCTGGAGGTGCAATTCCGGGACAGCGAGGAACACAAATACGAATTTGTGCCGACCCTGTTCCGATTCGACGTGGTCGAAACTCCCGTGTATGGAGGCCACAAAATCGACCACTGGTTCGGCACCGTGGGATTGAAGGCGACCCCGCTGCAAGAGAGACGAGCCGAGCACGCAGCCAGTCATGACTAGGATTGAAGCGGCCAACGAAACGGCGGAACCCGGCGGGACACTGTTTTCGCGGGCGGCTGCCATGATGCAGCCGTGGCTGACTTCTTTTGCAGCGTTGCGGGCGAATCCCTACGACTGGGCTCGCGAAGGCCTGTTGCGTAATCGCGGCCGTCTGATGCAACGGGCTTACCGCCTGCCTGCAGTGCAGTTGTCGTCGCTTGCTTCCGTGGCGGATTGCCGAAGCGAGGCCATCCTGGACCGCATTCTGTTGCCTCCGTTTTGCGCCGGCAGGCATGACGACTTTTCAGCGCTGATGAGTATCGTGAAGGCGCAGCAACCCCGCATCGTGGTGGAACTGGGAACTTCCTATGGCAACACGGTGGCGAATATCTGCCGGGTGTGCCCGGAAGCGCGGGTGTACACGGTCAATGCGCTGCCGGAGCAGATCACCGGCACGCTGATCACCCACGCCCTCACTCGCGAAGAGATCGGGAGCGTGTATCGCCGCCAGGGATTCTCAAGCCAGGTCGAGCAGATCTACTGCGACACACTGAACCTGGATTTGTCGAAATACCTGAGCGAACCGGTGGCTGACCTGGCGATTGTGGATGCATGCCACGATCCGAGGCACGTGATCAATGATTTTCACAAGGTTGCGCCGTATATGAGGCGGCAAGGAATCGTGCTCCTCCATGACACACATCCATCGATGAGAGGGCACCTGTGGGGAAGCTACATGGGGTGCATGAAATTACGAATGAACGGTTACGAAATCCAGCATGTCAGCGGCACATGGTGGGGAGTCTGGCGCAATCCAGGCGCGGCGCAATCATGAAGACCATGCTGGTGACAGGGTCGTCGG is a genomic window of Terriglobales bacterium containing:
- a CDS encoding polysaccharide ABC transporter ATP-binding protein; translation: MGRLTSRFHRNGDSFQSADRGTIWALRNVSFEIKHGEVVGLIGRNGAGKSTALKLLSRITEPTEGHAQVRGRVGSLLEVGTGFHHELSGRENIFLTGAILGMRKAEIERKFDAIVDFAEVEKFLDTPVKRYSSGMYVRLAFAVAVHLTAEILLVDEVLAIGDAQFQKKCFERVRNIGSSGRTILFVSHNMAAMRQICNRGIVLDRGNLIADGDIDEVTDQYLSSVDSATMRGGQYETPSCVLHEVGIRSLTGPVIKTFDRVEVRVGFTAKVKLRDPGLYICFQGLDNHRIAGVISNDLKTFPPVEAGESIELGFVIDDFPLLAGTYNLEVQFRDSEEHKYEFVPTLFRFDVVETPVYGGHKIDHWFGTVGLKATPLQERRAEHAASHD
- a CDS encoding class I SAM-dependent methyltransferase yields the protein MTRIEAANETAEPGGTLFSRAAAMMQPWLTSFAALRANPYDWAREGLLRNRGRLMQRAYRLPAVQLSSLASVADCRSEAILDRILLPPFCAGRHDDFSALMSIVKAQQPRIVVELGTSYGNTVANICRVCPEARVYTVNALPEQITGTLITHALTREEIGSVYRRQGFSSQVEQIYCDTLNLDLSKYLSEPVADLAIVDACHDPRHVINDFHKVAPYMRRQGIVLLHDTHPSMRGHLWGSYMGCMKLRMNGYEIQHVSGTWWGVWRNPGAAQS